Proteins encoded in a region of the Pseudomonas shahriarae genome:
- a CDS encoding ester cyclase, with amino-acid sequence MSKHLDVVKKYFKYCVDGKDVERVAEFFADDVVVHRPDCPAPIVGVEPFKQALRLNVTERYESIATTFQKEVVAGDVVVVALMHHAKGSNTWHGFDVSGKDLSWSALTYFRFNAEGKVVEEIVERNELFMAKQLGIVEYD; translated from the coding sequence ATGAGCAAGCATCTGGATGTGGTGAAAAAGTACTTCAAGTATTGCGTCGACGGTAAGGATGTTGAGCGCGTAGCGGAATTTTTTGCCGACGATGTGGTGGTTCACCGCCCCGATTGTCCGGCGCCTATCGTCGGTGTCGAACCGTTCAAACAGGCCTTGCGCCTGAACGTGACCGAGCGCTACGAGTCGATCGCGACAACCTTCCAGAAAGAAGTGGTGGCCGGTGATGTGGTGGTGGTTGCGTTGATGCATCACGCCAAGGGTTCCAACACCTGGCATGGTTTTGATGTGAGCGGTAAAGACCTGTCCTGGAGCGCGTTGACGTACTTCCGGTTCAATGCCGAAGGCAAAGTGGTCGAGGAAATCGTCGAGCGCAATGAGCTGTTCATGGCCAAGCAACTGGGGATTGTCGAGTACGACTGA
- a CDS encoding LysR family transcriptional regulator, whose amino-acid sequence MDRWTEYELFVKVAELGSVTKAADALDLSSAAASRHLAALENRLGVRLIERSTRRLFVTEVGKVFYTNAKAALTAMQGATEAVSASKNHPHGVLRVTASLSLCLQHILPLVPKFKEQYPDVRLDIVAENRYHDIIDDNIDVALRTRDSEPDSSLVIRRLTDTRRILAASPDYLERCGRPQHPQALAEHHLLLYTYATDPYELTFQREDQTITVPATPALESNDGYLLRAAALQGQGILAQPTYVIHDDIVAGRLVPILSDWSLPRLEINLVYPSRRHLPAKTRVFIDFIVKEFQPLD is encoded by the coding sequence ATGGATCGCTGGACCGAATATGAGTTGTTTGTAAAGGTCGCGGAGCTGGGCAGCGTGACCAAGGCCGCAGACGCCCTGGACCTGTCCAGTGCGGCGGCCAGCCGGCACTTGGCGGCACTGGAGAATCGCCTGGGCGTGAGGCTGATCGAGCGCAGCACCCGGCGTTTGTTCGTCACCGAGGTCGGCAAGGTGTTCTACACCAACGCCAAGGCAGCCCTCACGGCGATGCAAGGCGCGACCGAGGCCGTCAGCGCGAGCAAAAACCACCCCCATGGGGTGTTGCGTGTGACTGCATCCTTATCCCTGTGCCTGCAACATATCCTGCCGCTGGTGCCCAAGTTCAAGGAGCAGTACCCGGATGTACGCCTGGATATCGTGGCCGAGAACCGCTACCACGACATCATTGACGACAACATCGACGTCGCCCTGCGCACCCGTGACAGTGAGCCGGACTCCAGCCTGGTGATCCGCCGCCTGACCGATACCCGACGCATACTGGCTGCCTCGCCGGACTACCTCGAGCGCTGCGGCCGCCCGCAACATCCGCAGGCGTTGGCCGAGCATCATCTGTTGCTCTACACCTACGCCACCGATCCCTATGAGCTGACGTTCCAGCGCGAAGACCAGACCATCACGGTGCCCGCCACTCCGGCGCTGGAATCCAACGACGGCTATCTGTTGCGCGCGGCCGCGCTGCAGGGCCAAGGCATCCTCGCGCAACCCACTTATGTGATCCACGACGATATCGTCGCCGGGCGCCTGGTGCCGATCCTCAGCGACTGGAGCCTGCCTCGCCTGGAAATCAACCTCGTCTACCCCTCACGACGCCACCTGCCGGCCAAGACCCGGGTGTTTATCGACTTTATTGTCAAAGAATTCCAACCCCTGGATTGA
- a CDS encoding p-hydroxyphenylacetate 3-hydroxylase reductase component translates to MSIENQVDTRAFRRALGNFATGVTVVTAADASGRKVGVTANSFNSVSLDPPLILWSIDKRSTSHAVFEAATHFAVNVLAADQIDLSNNFARPREDRFAEIEYQAGAGGAPVLADCSARFECEKYQQVDGGDHWIMIGKVVAFDDCGRSPLLYHQGAYSMVLPHTRMTRREEGQPASSHFQGRLSHNLYYLMTQALRAYQASYQPRQLSTGLRTSEARMLMVLENDAGLSLAELQREVAMPVREIEEAVNNLKRKALVRDDQDRVKLTTKGIDETESLWTIAREQQDTVFSQFSEEQLETFKTVLKAVIRH, encoded by the coding sequence ATGTCTATTGAAAACCAAGTCGATACCCGCGCCTTTCGCCGTGCCCTGGGCAATTTCGCCACTGGTGTCACCGTGGTCACCGCCGCCGACGCCAGCGGGCGCAAGGTCGGTGTCACCGCCAACAGTTTTAATTCGGTGTCTTTGGACCCGCCGCTGATTCTCTGGAGCATCGACAAACGCTCCACCAGCCACGCCGTGTTTGAAGCCGCCACGCACTTTGCGGTAAATGTGCTGGCCGCCGATCAGATTGACCTGTCGAACAACTTTGCCCGGCCCCGGGAGGACCGTTTTGCCGAGATCGAATACCAGGCGGGTGCGGGCGGGGCGCCGGTGTTGGCCGACTGTTCGGCACGCTTTGAGTGTGAGAAGTACCAGCAGGTCGATGGGGGTGATCACTGGATCATGATTGGCAAAGTGGTGGCCTTCGACGACTGCGGCCGCTCACCGTTGCTCTATCACCAGGGCGCCTATTCCATGGTCCTGCCACACACCCGCATGACCCGCCGTGAGGAGGGCCAGCCAGCGAGCAGCCATTTCCAGGGGCGCCTGAGCCATAACCTCTATTACCTGATGACCCAGGCGCTGCGGGCCTATCAGGCCAGCTACCAGCCCCGCCAACTGTCCACCGGCCTGCGCACCAGTGAAGCGCGGATGCTGATGGTGCTGGAGAACGATGCCGGCCTGAGCCTGGCCGAGTTGCAGCGCGAAGTGGCAATGCCGGTGCGCGAGATCGAAGAGGCGGTGAACAACCTCAAGCGCAAGGCGTTGGTACGCGATGATCAGGACCGGGTAAAGCTCACCACCAAGGGCATCGACGAAACCGAGTCGTTGTGGACCATCGCCCGAGAGCAGCAGGACACGGTCTTCAGCCAATTCAGCGAAGAGCAGTTGGAGACCTTCAAGACGGTACTCAAAGCAGTGATCCGGCACTGA
- a CDS encoding p-hydroxyphenylacetate 3-hydroxylase oxygenase component — translation MKKPNPLLEDLKSVLPAIAANAFAAEKDRSVPAENIALLKGIGMHRAFLPKKYGGMEISLPQFAQCIALLAGACASTAWAMSLLCTHSHQMAMFSVKLQDEVWGVDPDATASSSIAPFGRTEEVPGGVTFSGEMGWSSGCDHAEWAIMGFRRKNAEGTQDYCFAVLPRSDYQIRDDWYAVGMRGSGSKTLIVDQAFVPEHRIQKAKDMMEGKSAGFGLYPDSRVFFAPYRPYFASGFSTVGLGVAERMLEVFREKTKNRVRAYTGAAVGAATPALMRLAESTHQVAAARALLEKSWDEIAEHSERHEYPSRGTLAFWRTNQGYATKMCIQAVDRLMEAAGGGAWFETNELQRLFRDVHLAGAHAYTDYDVCAQILGRELMGLEPDPAMV, via the coding sequence ATGAAAAAGCCAAACCCTCTGCTGGAAGACCTCAAGTCGGTCTTGCCCGCCATTGCTGCCAATGCCTTCGCCGCCGAGAAAGATCGCAGCGTACCTGCCGAGAACATCGCGTTGCTCAAGGGCATCGGCATGCACCGGGCATTTCTGCCGAAAAAGTACGGAGGCATGGAAATCTCCCTGCCGCAGTTTGCCCAGTGCATCGCTTTGCTGGCCGGCGCTTGCGCAAGCACCGCGTGGGCCATGAGCCTGCTGTGTACCCATAGCCATCAGATGGCTATGTTCTCGGTCAAGTTGCAAGACGAGGTCTGGGGCGTCGACCCCGACGCCACCGCCAGCAGCAGCATCGCGCCATTTGGGCGTACTGAAGAAGTGCCGGGTGGCGTGACCTTCAGCGGTGAGATGGGCTGGAGTTCGGGTTGTGACCACGCCGAATGGGCGATCATGGGCTTTCGCCGCAAAAACGCCGAAGGCACCCAGGATTACTGCTTCGCGGTACTGCCGCGCAGTGACTATCAGATTCGTGACGACTGGTATGCCGTGGGCATGCGTGGCAGCGGCAGCAAGACCCTGATCGTCGATCAGGCTTTCGTGCCCGAGCACCGTATCCAGAAGGCCAAGGACATGATGGAAGGCAAGTCGGCGGGCTTCGGCCTGTACCCCGACAGCAGGGTTTTCTTTGCCCCGTACCGTCCGTATTTTGCCAGTGGTTTCTCCACCGTCGGCCTGGGAGTCGCCGAGCGCATGCTCGAGGTGTTCCGCGAAAAAACCAAAAACCGTGTGCGCGCCTACACCGGTGCGGCCGTCGGCGCCGCGACCCCTGCGTTGATGCGTCTGGCCGAGTCTACTCACCAGGTGGCCGCCGCACGCGCCTTGCTGGAAAAAAGCTGGGACGAGATCGCCGAGCACAGCGAGCGCCATGAATATCCAAGCCGCGGCACCCTGGCGTTCTGGCGGACCAACCAGGGCTACGCCACTAAAATGTGCATCCAGGCGGTGGATCGCCTGATGGAGGCGGCGGGCGGTGGCGCCTGGTTTGAAACCAACGAACTGCAGCGCCTGTTCCGCGACGTTCACCTCGCCGGCGCCCATGCCTACACCGACTATGACGTTTGCGCACAGATTCTCGGGCGCGAATTGATGGGCCTGGAGCCTGACCCGGCGATGGTCTGA
- a CDS encoding NADH:flavin oxidoreductase/NADH oxidase — MSALFEPFKLKDVTLRNRIAIPPMCQYLADDGMVNDWHHVHLASLARGGAGLVVVEATAVAPEGRITPGCAGIWSDAHAQAFVPMVQAIKAAGAVPGIQIAHAGRKASANRPWEGDDHIAADDVRGWQTLAPSAIAFGANLPKVPQAMTLEDIARVQQDFVQAARRARDAGFEWIELHFAHGYLGQSFFSEHSNQRTDAYGGSFDNRSRFLLETLAAVREVWPENLPLTARFGVLEYDGRDEQTLCESIELARRFKDGGLDLLSVSVGFTIPDTNIPWGPAFMGPIAERVRREAGLPVTSAWGFGTPQLAEGALQAGHLDLVSVGRAHLADPHWAYFAAKELGVDKASWTLPAPYAHWLERYR; from the coding sequence ATGTCTGCATTGTTCGAACCCTTCAAGCTCAAAGACGTTACGTTGCGCAATCGCATCGCCATTCCACCGATGTGCCAGTACCTGGCCGATGACGGCATGGTCAATGACTGGCATCACGTCCACCTCGCCAGCCTGGCCCGTGGCGGCGCCGGCCTGGTGGTGGTCGAGGCCACCGCCGTGGCTCCCGAAGGCCGGATCACGCCGGGTTGCGCGGGTATCTGGAGCGACGCCCATGCCCAAGCCTTTGTGCCCATGGTGCAAGCGATCAAGGCGGCAGGCGCGGTGCCCGGCATCCAGATCGCCCACGCCGGGCGCAAGGCCAGTGCCAACCGCCCATGGGAAGGCGACGACCATATTGCCGCCGACGATGTCCGTGGCTGGCAAACCCTTGCACCCTCGGCGATCGCGTTTGGCGCGAACCTGCCGAAAGTCCCCCAGGCCATGACCCTGGAGGATATCGCCCGGGTGCAACAGGACTTCGTTCAAGCCGCACGCCGTGCCCGTGACGCCGGTTTTGAGTGGATCGAACTGCATTTCGCCCACGGTTACCTGGGCCAGAGCTTTTTCTCGGAGCACTCCAACCAGCGCACCGATGCCTACGGTGGCAGCTTCGACAACCGCAGCCGTTTCCTCCTGGAAACCCTGGCCGCCGTGCGTGAAGTCTGGCCGGAAAACCTGCCGCTGACCGCGCGTTTCGGGGTGCTCGAATATGACGGGCGTGACGAACAGACCCTGTGTGAGTCCATCGAACTGGCCCGTCGTTTCAAGGACGGCGGCCTGGACCTGTTGAGCGTCAGTGTCGGCTTCACCATCCCCGACACCAACATCCCTTGGGGGCCAGCGTTTATGGGGCCGATTGCCGAGCGCGTACGCCGCGAAGCCGGTCTGCCGGTCACGTCGGCCTGGGGTTTCGGTACACCGCAACTGGCTGAAGGGGCGTTGCAGGCCGGTCATCTCGACCTGGTTTCCGTGGGCCGTGCGCACCTGGCCGACCCACACTGGGCATACTTCGCCGCCAAGGAACTGGGGGTGGACAAGGCTTCCTGGACCCTGCCGGCGCCTTACGCGCATTGGCTTGAGCGCTATCGCTAA
- a CDS encoding ArsR/SmtB family transcription factor, with protein MVNNASPVIIRLMRAFKHPSPEDLTLERLLYALSDPVRLDIVRCLAGVEEASCGELDGGRPKSSMSHHFRVLRDAGLVHTRSVGTTHMNSLRADVLAERFPGLLESILAQQ; from the coding sequence ATGGTAAACAATGCCAGCCCTGTTATCATTCGGCTCATGCGAGCCTTTAAACACCCCTCCCCCGAAGACTTGACCCTCGAACGCCTGCTCTATGCGTTGAGTGACCCTGTGCGCCTGGACATCGTGCGCTGCCTGGCCGGCGTAGAAGAAGCCAGTTGCGGCGAGTTGGATGGTGGGCGGCCGAAGTCCAGCATGTCCCACCACTTCCGGGTTTTACGTGATGCCGGGCTGGTGCATACGCGCAGCGTGGGCACGACCCATATGAATTCGTTGCGGGCCGATGTGTTGGCCGAACGATTTCCCGGGTTGCTCGAAAGCATCCTCGCCCAACAATAA
- a CDS encoding transporter, whose translation MKTLSILTLLFSLVPLAHADVKPDPGDYTALPQGTDVVVLYQQNPRGDKVYSGGKKVADNLDLDMTVGVLRLIHFTEFFNTGLTWDPQIVIPFGYQKTGASDSKHSGLGDITFGGTLWTLADLANNQHLGWSAFVTAPTGSDKDQGFALSNNRWALDFQVGYIKGLTDKITWDVIAETEFYGEQRATDAKKDPLLQLHNHLRYNFTPETYAAISYRHNWGARETLDHETLATSRSNGTLGFTVATMVGKQVQVLGQLMHDTAVREGVKIDNSLQFRLAYFY comes from the coding sequence ATGAAAACACTTAGCATCCTGACCCTGCTCTTCAGCCTGGTTCCATTGGCTCACGCCGACGTCAAGCCGGACCCCGGCGACTATACCGCCTTGCCCCAGGGCACCGATGTGGTGGTGCTGTACCAGCAGAACCCACGGGGCGACAAGGTTTACTCGGGCGGCAAGAAAGTCGCCGACAACCTTGACCTGGACATGACCGTCGGGGTGTTGCGCCTGATCCACTTCACCGAGTTCTTCAACACCGGCCTGACCTGGGACCCGCAAATAGTCATTCCTTTCGGCTACCAGAAGACCGGCGCCAGCGACAGCAAGCACTCAGGGTTGGGCGACATTACGTTTGGCGGCACGCTGTGGACCCTCGCGGACCTGGCCAACAACCAGCACCTGGGCTGGTCGGCGTTTGTCACCGCGCCCACGGGCAGTGACAAGGACCAGGGTTTTGCCCTGAGCAACAACCGCTGGGCCCTGGATTTCCAGGTGGGCTATATCAAGGGGCTGACCGACAAAATCACCTGGGATGTGATTGCCGAGACGGAGTTCTACGGTGAACAGCGCGCCACCGATGCCAAGAAAGATCCGCTGCTGCAACTGCACAACCACCTGCGCTACAACTTCACTCCAGAGACTTACGCGGCCATCTCCTATCGGCACAATTGGGGCGCCCGCGAGACGCTGGACCATGAAACCCTGGCCACCAGCCGCAGCAATGGCACGCTGGGCTTCACCGTGGCCACGATGGTGGGCAAGCAGGTACAGGTGCTGGGGCAATTGATGCATGACACGGCGGTGCGCGAAGGGGTGAAGATCGACAATTCGCTGCAGTTTCGCCTGGCGTATTTCTACTGA